One genomic window of Priestia filamentosa includes the following:
- the rsmG gene encoding 16S rRNA (guanine(527)-N(7))-methyltransferase RsmG → MNSTQFQQLLEAKGISLSSHQLHQFEQYFHILVEWNEKMNLTGITEKEAVYEKHFFDSISASFFVDFKSLHTLCDVGAGAGFPSIPLKICFPHLHVSIVDSLKKRIGFLDHLVSELGLDNVSLYHDRAEIFGKKEQFREKFDAVTARAVARISVLNEFCLPLVKKNGAFIAMKGASAQEELQNGEKSLEVLGGKLREIHHFTLPFEESERYIVTIDKVKATPKKYPRKPGVPIKTPIE, encoded by the coding sequence ATGAATTCTACCCAATTTCAACAGTTGCTGGAGGCGAAAGGGATTTCTCTTTCGTCTCATCAACTTCATCAGTTTGAACAATACTTCCACATTCTTGTTGAATGGAATGAAAAAATGAATTTAACAGGCATTACAGAGAAAGAAGCCGTATATGAGAAACATTTTTTTGATTCTATTTCAGCCTCTTTTTTTGTTGATTTTAAATCTCTACATACACTTTGCGATGTAGGCGCAGGAGCAGGTTTTCCAAGTATTCCTCTTAAAATTTGTTTCCCTCATCTTCATGTTAGCATTGTTGATTCTTTAAAAAAACGAATTGGTTTTTTAGATCATCTTGTTTCTGAGTTAGGATTGGACAATGTATCTCTTTATCACGATAGAGCTGAGATTTTTGGAAAGAAAGAGCAGTTTCGTGAGAAATTTGACGCTGTAACAGCAAGAGCTGTCGCACGTATTTCAGTTTTAAACGAATTTTGTCTTCCACTTGTTAAGAAAAATGGCGCATTCATTGCAATGAAAGGTGCTAGTGCTCAAGAAGAGCTTCAAAATGGTGAAAAATCACTTGAAGTTCTAGGTGGTAAACTTCGTGAAATCCATCATTTCACACTTCCATTTGAAGAAAGTGAACGCTACATTGTAACAATTGATAAAGTAAAAGCTACACCTAAAAAATATCCACGCAAGCCAGGCGTTCCAATTAAAACACCAATTGAATAA
- the noc gene encoding nucleoid occlusion protein gives MKSAFSRFFNLKDKPEEHEINIEEKEIRDEVKELPVSQISPNRYQPRTIFQENKIEELAQTIRTHGIIQPIIVRKMTEGQFEIIAGERRWRAVQSLGWVTIPAIVKQFNDTETASVALIENLQREELTPIEEAVAYAKLIELHNLTQEALAQRLGKGQSTIANKLRLLKLPEEVQDSIRQKLITERHARALISLKIPQKQVELLYEIIEKNLNVKQTEDRIVQLLDGTKRKAKPKRKAFSKDTRIAMNTIRQSLTMVQDSGITLNSEEEEFDDYYQFTIRIPKK, from the coding sequence ATGAAATCTGCTTTTTCTCGCTTTTTTAATTTGAAAGACAAGCCAGAAGAGCATGAGATTAATATTGAGGAAAAGGAAATACGTGATGAAGTTAAGGAGTTGCCTGTTAGTCAAATTAGCCCAAACCGTTATCAGCCACGTACTATTTTCCAGGAAAATAAGATAGAAGAGCTTGCTCAAACAATCCGCACTCACGGTATTATCCAGCCGATTATTGTTCGGAAAATGACAGAGGGGCAATTTGAGATTATTGCCGGGGAAAGAAGATGGAGAGCTGTGCAATCTCTAGGATGGGTGACCATTCCAGCTATTGTAAAGCAGTTCAATGATACAGAAACAGCTTCTGTTGCCCTTATTGAGAACCTTCAGCGTGAGGAGCTTACTCCAATTGAAGAAGCGGTAGCATATGCAAAGTTGATAGAGCTTCACAATTTGACGCAAGAGGCATTAGCTCAAAGGTTAGGTAAAGGTCAATCCACAATTGCTAACAAGCTTAGACTTCTAAAACTTCCTGAAGAGGTTCAGGATAGCATCCGCCAAAAGCTAATTACAGAACGTCATGCAAGAGCTTTAATTTCCTTGAAAATTCCACAGAAGCAAGTTGAACTATTGTATGAGATTATTGAGAAGAACCTAAATGTGAAGCAAACAGAAGATCGAATTGTGCAGTTATTAGACGGAACAAAACGAAAAGCAAAACCAAAGCGAAAAGCTTTTAGCAAAGACACTCGAATTGCGATGAACACAATTCGTCAATCGCTAACAATGGTACAAGATAGCGGCATTACGTTAAATTCTGAAGAAGAAGAGTTTGATGACTATTATCAATTTACAATTCGAATTCCGAAAAAATAG
- a CDS encoding ParA family protein, with protein MGKIIAVANQKGGVGKTTTAVNLGACLAAQNHQVLLVDSDPQGNATSGVGIEKGDVEQCIYDVLTEDVEPRQVVYPTGVENLHILPATIQLAGAEIELVSTISREVRLKRALDTVKEHYDYIVIDCPPSLGLLTINALTAADSVLIPVQCEYYALEGLSQLLNTVRLVQKHLNKALKIEGVLLTMLDARTNLGLQVTEEVKKYFRDKVYQTIIPRNVRLSEAPSHGAPIILYDHKSRGAEVYMELAKEVIYNGKRIGERN; from the coding sequence ATGGGGAAAATCATCGCGGTTGCTAACCAAAAGGGTGGAGTTGGTAAAACAACTACGGCTGTTAATCTTGGGGCATGTCTTGCGGCCCAAAACCATCAAGTGTTACTCGTAGACAGTGATCCGCAGGGAAATGCTACAAGTGGGGTTGGTATTGAAAAAGGAGATGTAGAACAGTGCATTTATGATGTACTTACAGAAGATGTTGAACCAAGACAAGTGGTTTATCCAACAGGTGTAGAAAATCTTCACATCTTACCTGCTACAATTCAGTTAGCAGGTGCAGAAATTGAGCTTGTTTCAACTATTTCTAGGGAAGTTCGTCTAAAACGAGCACTTGATACAGTAAAAGAACACTATGATTATATTGTGATTGACTGTCCGCCTTCTTTAGGGTTGTTAACAATAAATGCATTAACAGCCGCGGATTCTGTTTTGATTCCTGTTCAATGTGAGTACTATGCTTTAGAGGGTCTTAGTCAGTTATTGAACACAGTACGCCTTGTACAAAAACACCTGAATAAAGCTCTTAAAATTGAAGGTGTTCTACTTACAATGCTTGATGCGCGTACAAATTTAGGGTTACAAGTTACAGAGGAAGTTAAAAAGTACTTTAGAGATAAAGTGTATCAAACGATTATTCCGAGAAATGTTCGCTTAAGCGAAGCGCCTAGTCATGGTGCACCTATTATTTTATATGACCATAAATCTCGCGGAGCAGAAGTTTATATGGAGCTTGCAAAGGAAGTGATTTACAATGGGAAAAGGATTGGGGAAAGGAATTAA
- a CDS encoding ParB/RepB/Spo0J family partition protein — MGKGLGKGINALFSTYDEKTDETVQEIPLRELRPNPYQPRKIFHEEAIQELKESIEQHGILQPIVARKSIKGYEIVVGERRYRAATEAGLEVVPVIVRELTEKQMMELALLENLQREDLTPIEEGIAYQTLISQLEMTQEQLASRLGKSRPHISNHLRLLNLPQEVQGYLTEGKLSMGHGRALLGVKDKSLLVKLAQKVVEEKWNVRYLEQYITKLNKEESQKEDKQKPKKDLFLKESETRLRERFGTSVHITQHKKKGKIEIEFFSPDDLNRLLDLLQMK, encoded by the coding sequence ATGGGAAAAGGATTGGGGAAAGGAATTAACGCTCTTTTTTCTACTTATGACGAAAAAACGGATGAAACAGTACAAGAGATTCCGTTACGTGAACTTCGACCAAATCCATATCAGCCTCGGAAAATCTTTCATGAAGAAGCGATTCAGGAATTAAAAGAATCAATTGAACAGCATGGGATTCTTCAGCCGATTGTAGCACGAAAAAGTATTAAGGGATATGAGATTGTAGTTGGGGAAAGAAGATACAGGGCAGCAACAGAAGCAGGGCTTGAAGTTGTTCCTGTTATTGTGCGGGAGTTAACAGAGAAGCAAATGATGGAGCTTGCTCTCTTAGAAAATCTTCAACGTGAAGATTTAACTCCAATTGAAGAAGGTATTGCTTACCAAACTTTAATCAGTCAACTTGAAATGACCCAAGAACAGCTTGCTTCTCGTTTAGGTAAGAGCAGACCGCATATTTCTAACCACTTAAGACTATTAAATTTACCTCAAGAAGTACAAGGGTATTTAACTGAAGGAAAGCTTTCTATGGGACATGGCCGTGCTTTGTTGGGAGTAAAGGACAAGTCCCTTCTCGTAAAGCTAGCTCAAAAAGTGGTAGAAGAGAAGTGGAACGTTCGCTATCTTGAACAATATATTACAAAGTTAAATAAAGAAGAAAGTCAAAAAGAAGATAAACAGAAGCCAAAGAAAGATCTTTTCTTAAAAGAAAGTGAAACGCGCTTGAGAGAGCGATTTGGGACATCTGTTCATATTACACAACATAAGAAAAAAGGAAAAATTGAGATTGAGTTTTTCTCACCTGATGATTTAAACCGTCTTCTAGACTTGCTTCAAATGAAATAA
- the yyaC gene encoding spore protease YyaC, translating into MNLKHSLFDKSKSLFRVAHDESLASEKLAERLLTELVPLSPHRSIVFVCIGTDRSTGDSLGPLIGTKLQEQPFSPFHVYGTLAKPIHALNLDEMLEHIQKLHVKPFIIGIDACLGRSKNIGTVTLGIGPVKPGAGVNKNLSPVGDIHIAGIVNVSGLMEFFVLQNTRLHLVMSMADMITEGIALAGKEMQRIRKPTLLKVPPTLKET; encoded by the coding sequence ATGAATCTAAAGCATTCTTTATTTGATAAATCAAAATCTCTATTTCGTGTTGCTCATGATGAAAGCTTAGCAAGTGAGAAACTTGCTGAACGGTTACTCACAGAGCTTGTTCCACTTTCACCTCACCGTTCAATTGTCTTTGTTTGTATTGGAACAGATCGTTCTACAGGTGACTCATTGGGTCCATTAATCGGTACTAAACTTCAAGAACAGCCTTTCTCCCCTTTTCATGTATATGGCACATTAGCCAAGCCTATTCATGCTCTTAACCTTGATGAAATGCTAGAACATATTCAAAAGCTTCACGTGAAACCTTTTATTATTGGAATTGATGCTTGCCTAGGGAGAAGTAAAAATATTGGAACTGTAACTTTAGGGATTGGTCCTGTCAAACCAGGAGCAGGAGTGAATAAAAATCTCTCACCTGTTGGGGACATTCATATTGCAGGAATTGTAAATGTAAGCGGTTTGATGGAATTCTTTGTTCTTCAGAATACAAGGCTTCACCTTGTAATGAGCATGGCTGATATGATTACAGAAGGAATAGCACTTGCAGGAAAAGAGATGCAACGTATTCGCAAACCAACATTACTCAAAGTTCCCCCGACATTGAAAGAAACGTAA
- a CDS encoding YkvI family membrane protein: protein MWKSGFQWIFLIMGTIIGAGYASGRELWQFFGKESGLAIVLFTIIFSLCCYTIMKVSYEQKTEHFMPLLEKLVGARWASVYDILIMLYLFTTTVVMLAGGSTSLEAFGFSYWGGMILFCVCIVIIFFKGVQGMITINTLLTPLLILGLLATLLIFIGHDQGVMPLFEKLQRNWPSAFTFTSLNVLSLVAVLAAVGKKIKSIEEIKIASIGSGLIIGFLSFIYNRALLFVESEMSHYEIPLFAIMKSFPYLMSFIMTILLISAIYTTAVSSILGFLARIKEAVGLPLPILAVLLLLIMVPFTMVGFSTLIAVLYPIYGILNLYLLAGILAYPIINRYKSE from the coding sequence ATGTGGAAATCAGGTTTTCAGTGGATTTTCTTAATTATGGGGACAATCATTGGTGCTGGCTACGCTTCTGGCCGAGAGCTATGGCAGTTCTTTGGAAAGGAAAGCGGGCTAGCTATAGTTTTATTCACTATTATCTTTTCTCTTTGCTGCTATACAATTATGAAAGTGAGTTATGAACAAAAAACGGAACATTTTATGCCGTTATTAGAGAAACTAGTTGGTGCTAGGTGGGCCTCTGTTTATGATATTTTAATCATGCTCTATCTTTTTACGACAACGGTCGTTATGCTCGCAGGTGGAAGTACATCACTAGAGGCATTTGGTTTTTCCTATTGGGGAGGCATGATTTTATTTTGTGTATGTATTGTGATTATCTTTTTTAAAGGTGTACAAGGTATGATTACGATAAATACGCTTTTAACTCCTCTTTTAATTTTAGGTTTATTGGCAACACTGCTTATTTTTATTGGTCATGACCAAGGGGTAATGCCTCTCTTTGAAAAGCTTCAGAGGAATTGGCCCTCTGCTTTTACTTTTACATCTTTAAATGTGCTTTCCCTTGTAGCTGTGCTAGCAGCCGTTGGAAAAAAGATTAAAAGTATAGAAGAAATTAAAATTGCAAGCATTGGGAGCGGCCTCATCATTGGATTTCTTTCTTTCATTTATAACCGTGCTTTATTGTTTGTAGAAAGTGAAATGAGTCATTACGAAATTCCACTTTTTGCAATTATGAAAAGTTTTCCGTACTTAATGTCATTCATAATGACTATTTTATTAATATCAGCTATATATACAACAGCTGTTTCTAGCATTCTTGGGTTTTTAGCTCGCATTAAAGAAGCCGTCGGATTACCTCTTCCTATCCTTGCTGTGTTATTATTACTTATTATGGTTCCGTTTACAATGGTAGGATTCTCAACGTTAATTGCTGTTCTATACCCTATTTATGGGATTCTGAACCTTTATTTACTAGCGGGAATTTTAGCATATCCTATTATAAATCGGTACAAATCTGAATGA
- a CDS encoding mechanosensitive ion channel family protein, whose protein sequence is MNATEKAIDKIVGYLSNEDLWILIGEKCLKIILILVLSFLFIRVGKALLNKSFEVRMKSPLRISERREATISRLLQNTLTYFTYFVAIVMILETLSLEVRALLAGAGVVGLAIGFGAQNLVRDIITGFFIIFEDQFSVGDYVRITNFEGTVEEIGIRTTKIKSWTGELHIFPNGNITDVTNFSIHNSMAVVDVNISYKEDIEKAEKVILELLPQLPARYENMVKEPELLGVQSLGPTEVMIRVACEVKPMTHVPIARKMRKDIKGVLDANGIQVPFAQMMMYNPSNSTKPL, encoded by the coding sequence GTGAATGCAACAGAGAAAGCAATAGATAAAATTGTCGGTTATTTATCCAATGAAGATCTATGGATATTAATTGGGGAAAAATGTTTAAAAATCATTTTAATTCTCGTTCTGTCTTTTCTTTTTATTAGAGTAGGAAAAGCTCTATTAAACAAATCTTTTGAAGTCAGAATGAAGAGTCCACTGCGAATTTCGGAAAGACGGGAAGCTACTATTAGTCGCCTCCTCCAAAATACGCTAACTTATTTTACGTACTTTGTTGCAATTGTTATGATTCTAGAGACTCTTTCCTTAGAAGTCCGAGCTCTTCTTGCGGGAGCAGGAGTGGTTGGACTTGCTATTGGATTTGGAGCACAAAACTTAGTACGTGATATTATTACAGGTTTCTTTATTATATTTGAGGATCAGTTCTCAGTTGGAGACTATGTACGAATTACAAACTTTGAAGGAACTGTTGAAGAAATTGGAATTCGGACAACAAAAATTAAAAGCTGGACAGGAGAGCTTCACATTTTTCCAAACGGAAACATTACTGATGTGACAAACTTTTCTATCCATAATAGCATGGCTGTAGTTGATGTGAATATTTCATATAAAGAAGATATTGAAAAAGCAGAGAAAGTGATTCTAGAACTTTTACCACAGCTTCCTGCTCGTTACGAAAATATGGTGAAAGAACCTGAGCTTTTAGGAGTTCAAAGTTTGGGACCAACAGAAGTGATGATTAGGGTCGCTTGTGAAGTGAAACCAATGACACATGTTCCAATTGCTAGAAAAATGCGCAAAGACATTAAAGGTGTTCTAGATGCGAATGGTATTCAAGTTCCATTTGCTCAAATGATGATGTACAATCCATCAAATAGCACAAAGCCCCTTTAA
- a CDS encoding DUF951 domain-containing protein yields the protein MVVDKEFDLYDIVEMKKPHPCGENRWKIIRMGMDIRIKCEGCSHSVMIPRREFSRKLKKILVKHEE from the coding sequence ATAGTAGTGGATAAAGAATTTGATCTCTATGATATTGTTGAAATGAAGAAACCACATCCTTGTGGTGAAAATCGTTGGAAAATCATCCGAATGGGGATGGATATTCGAATTAAATGTGAAGGATGTTCACATAGTGTTATGATTCCGAGAAGAGAATTCTCTCGAAAGTTGAAAAAGATCCTTGTAAAACACGAGGAATAA
- a CDS encoding molybdopterin-dependent oxidoreductase encodes MGEIRQSACPLNCWDSCGFHIEVEDGKVRKVNGDPTHPITKGKICGRGRALETRTNSSKRLTVPLKKINGTFEEISWEKALEEISRNLINVKSRYGSEAVLHSHDYANNGLLKNLDKRFFNAFGGVTELYGSICWGSGIEAQVWDFGASHSHAPEDILHSKNIVVWGRNVARTNMHLFSYLQEAKKKGAIITVIDPIHNATAKLAHHYVSVKPGMDGLLAVGIMKELFEKDVYDKEFVEKYTHGFSDLCKLLDSLTMEEILDKTEVSRDIISLLASLYESGPTSTYLGLGMQRYQNGGNTIRLIDALVALSGNVGIKGGGSHFGNTQVGESFNIKELSRQDLKETNRKFSMMTQAKEMMEANEPPIKTVIVTCGNPLTQVPDTNSVHKAFSNVETLIVFEQFMTDTALLADYILPVTTVFEETDIYFSSMYHGYMNYSEKAVEPPGQAKSDLWIWTELSKRLGFFDLFNYTIDEFLAMGISSLSEKGITLEKLKEKHHILLPVKAVPWEDRHFKTPSGKYEFTSLKASEAGYSGLLSASLPGEIEKEKGKESLRYPYTLLSIHPLRSNHSQHYHVLKGMDKATIDISPDIALEKELKNGDRIRVYNDRGVLEGEVKILKEAHPRTVNIDEGRWRTMGETVNVLTSSALSDNGLGSSLYDCVVNIEKL; translated from the coding sequence ATGGGTGAAATCAGACAATCAGCTTGTCCATTGAACTGTTGGGATAGCTGTGGCTTTCATATCGAAGTTGAAGATGGGAAGGTGAGAAAAGTCAACGGAGACCCTACTCACCCGATTACAAAAGGGAAAATTTGTGGACGAGGAAGAGCATTAGAAACGAGAACAAACTCATCTAAGCGTCTTACCGTTCCTTTGAAAAAAATCAACGGTACATTTGAGGAAATTTCATGGGAAAAAGCATTAGAAGAGATTAGCCGAAATTTAATAAATGTAAAGTCAAGATACGGTTCAGAAGCTGTTTTACATAGTCATGACTATGCTAATAATGGACTTTTGAAAAATTTGGACAAACGTTTTTTTAATGCATTTGGAGGAGTTACAGAGCTTTACGGAAGTATTTGCTGGGGAAGTGGTATTGAAGCACAAGTATGGGATTTCGGTGCTTCACACAGTCATGCTCCAGAGGATATTTTACACAGTAAAAATATTGTGGTTTGGGGACGCAACGTAGCTCGTACAAATATGCATCTTTTTAGTTATTTACAAGAAGCGAAGAAAAAGGGCGCAATAATTACGGTTATTGATCCTATTCATAATGCAACAGCAAAACTTGCTCATCACTATGTGTCAGTAAAGCCTGGTATGGATGGATTACTTGCAGTTGGGATTATGAAAGAGCTCTTTGAAAAAGATGTGTATGATAAAGAATTTGTAGAAAAATACACGCATGGATTTTCTGATCTTTGTAAGCTTTTAGACTCTCTGACAATGGAAGAGATTTTGGATAAAACAGAAGTTTCAAGAGACATTATTTCTTTGCTTGCATCTCTTTATGAAAGTGGTCCAACTTCAACTTATCTTGGTCTTGGTATGCAACGTTATCAAAATGGCGGAAATACGATTCGACTTATTGATGCTCTTGTTGCTCTAAGTGGGAACGTAGGAATCAAAGGGGGAGGTTCTCATTTCGGGAATACGCAAGTTGGGGAGAGTTTCAATATAAAAGAGCTCTCAAGACAAGATTTAAAAGAAACAAACCGTAAGTTTTCTATGATGACTCAAGCAAAGGAAATGATGGAGGCAAATGAACCTCCAATCAAAACGGTAATTGTTACTTGTGGAAATCCACTTACTCAAGTTCCAGACACAAATAGCGTGCATAAAGCTTTTTCTAATGTGGAAACATTGATTGTATTTGAACAATTTATGACGGATACAGCGCTTCTTGCTGATTATATATTGCCTGTTACAACAGTTTTTGAAGAAACAGATATCTATTTTTCTTCTATGTATCATGGATATATGAACTATAGTGAAAAAGCGGTAGAGCCTCCAGGACAAGCAAAGTCCGATTTGTGGATTTGGACAGAACTTTCGAAACGGTTGGGGTTTTTCGATCTCTTTAATTATACAATTGATGAATTTTTAGCAATGGGTATTTCTTCTTTGAGTGAAAAGGGCATAACCCTTGAAAAACTAAAAGAAAAGCATCATATATTGTTACCAGTTAAAGCTGTGCCTTGGGAAGATCGGCATTTTAAGACACCAAGCGGAAAATATGAATTTACATCTCTTAAAGCTAGTGAAGCAGGATATAGCGGCCTACTCTCAGCATCATTACCTGGTGAAATAGAAAAAGAAAAGGGGAAAGAGAGCTTAAGGTATCCTTATACACTTTTATCTATTCATCCTTTAAGGTCTAATCACTCCCAGCACTATCATGTCTTAAAAGGAATGGACAAGGCAACAATTGATATATCACCTGATATTGCGCTTGAAAAAGAATTGAAAAACGGAGATCGTATCCGTGTATACAATGATCGAGGTGTGCTAGAGGGAGAAGTGAAAATTTTAAAAGAAGCCCATCCTAGAACAGTTAATATTGATGAAGGAAGATGGAGAACGATGGGAGAAACCGTCAACGTACTTACATCTAGTGCTCTTTCTGATAATGGATTAGGAAGCTCTCTTTATGATTGTGTTGTAAACATAGAGAAGCTCTAG
- the ychF gene encoding redox-regulated ATPase YchF: protein MALTAGIVGLPNVGKSTLFNAITQAGAESANYPFCTIDPNVGIVEVPDERLQKLTELVKPKKTVPTAFEFTDIAGIVKGASKGEGLGNKFLSHIREVDAICQVVRCFADDNITHVSGKVDPIADIETINLELILADLETVEKRIGRVGKMAKQKDKEAVFEYEILEKLKEAFEAEKPARAVSFTEEQARVVKGLHLLTIKPTLYVANVGEDEVADASENEYLKLVQDYAEKEGAGVIVVCAKIESEIAELEGEEKEMFLEELGIKESGLDQLIRATYELLGLATYFTAGEQEVRAWTFRNGMKAPECAGIIHTDFERGFIRAETVAYEDLLEAKTMGAAREAGKVRLEGKEYVVQDGDVIHFRFNV from the coding sequence GTGGCTTTAACAGCAGGAATTGTTGGTCTTCCAAACGTAGGGAAATCAACATTATTTAATGCCATCACACAAGCAGGAGCAGAATCAGCAAACTATCCGTTCTGTACAATTGACCCGAACGTAGGAATTGTTGAGGTACCTGATGAGCGATTGCAAAAATTAACAGAACTTGTAAAACCAAAAAAGACAGTTCCAACAGCATTTGAATTTACAGATATTGCAGGGATTGTAAAAGGTGCAAGTAAAGGTGAAGGACTTGGAAACAAGTTTCTATCACATATCCGTGAAGTAGATGCTATCTGTCAAGTTGTTCGTTGCTTTGCAGATGATAACATCACACACGTATCAGGCAAAGTCGATCCAATTGCAGATATTGAGACAATCAACTTAGAGCTTATTTTAGCAGATTTAGAAACAGTTGAGAAACGCATTGGTCGTGTTGGTAAAATGGCGAAACAAAAAGATAAAGAAGCAGTATTTGAATATGAGATTCTTGAAAAGCTAAAAGAAGCATTTGAAGCAGAAAAGCCAGCGCGTGCTGTTAGCTTTACTGAAGAACAAGCGCGTGTTGTAAAAGGTCTTCACCTTCTTACAATTAAACCAACTCTTTATGTAGCAAACGTAGGGGAAGATGAAGTTGCAGATGCTTCTGAAAATGAATATTTGAAACTTGTTCAAGACTATGCTGAAAAAGAAGGCGCAGGCGTAATTGTGGTTTGTGCAAAAATTGAGTCTGAAATTGCTGAACTTGAAGGAGAAGAAAAAGAAATGTTCCTTGAAGAACTAGGCATTAAAGAGTCTGGATTAGATCAGCTTATTCGTGCAACATATGAGTTACTTGGACTAGCAACATACTTTACAGCAGGTGAGCAAGAAGTACGTGCATGGACGTTCCGCAATGGCATGAAAGCTCCTGAGTGTGCTGGAATCATCCATACAGACTTTGAGCGTGGTTTTATTCGTGCTGAAACAGTAGCGTATGAGGATCTTCTTGAAGCTAAAACAATGGGTGCAGCTCGTGAAGCTGGAAAAGTACGTTTAGAAGGAAAAGAGTACGTTGTTCAAGATGGAGATGTTATTCACTTCCGCTTCAATGTATAA
- the rpsF gene encoding 30S ribosomal protein S6 produces MKKYEVMYIIRPNIDDEGKKALVERFNGVITSNGAEVTEAKEWGKRRLAYEINDFRDGYYMLLKVQGETQAVNEFDRLAKYSEDIIRHIVVREEA; encoded by the coding sequence ATGAAAAAGTACGAAGTTATGTACATCATTCGTCCAAACATTGATGATGAAGGTAAAAAGGCACTAGTTGAGCGTTTCAACGGTGTTATCACAAGCAATGGTGCTGAAGTTACAGAAGCAAAAGAATGGGGTAAGCGTCGTCTAGCTTACGAAATCAACGACTTCCGTGATGGATACTATATGCTTTTAAAAGTACAAGGTGAAACTCAAGCAGTTAACGAATTCGACCGTCTTGCTAAATACAGTGAAGACATCATTCGTCACATTGTTGTAAGAGAAGAAGCTTAA
- the ssb gene encoding single-stranded DNA-binding protein, whose protein sequence is MINRVILVGRLTKDPELRYTPNGVAVATFSLAVNRTFTNQQGDREADFINCVVWRRQAENVANFLKKGSLAGVDGRIQTRSYDNQEGRRVYVTEVVGDNVQFLEPKSGSGGGNSNNNFQSSPNQGSPFGQDQNRNNQGYTRVDDDPFSSNGDTIDISDDDLPF, encoded by the coding sequence ATGATCAATCGCGTTATTCTTGTTGGCCGTTTAACGAAAGACCCTGAATTACGCTATACGCCAAATGGAGTCGCTGTAGCAACTTTTAGTTTGGCAGTTAATCGCACATTTACAAATCAGCAAGGCGACCGTGAAGCTGACTTCATTAATTGCGTCGTTTGGCGTCGTCAAGCTGAGAACGTAGCAAACTTCTTGAAGAAAGGAAGTTTAGCTGGTGTTGATGGCCGAATTCAAACTCGTAGCTATGACAATCAAGAAGGCCGTCGTGTCTATGTCACTGAAGTGGTAGGAGACAACGTTCAATTTCTTGAGCCGAAGAGCGGAAGCGGTGGCGGAAATTCTAATAACAATTTCCAAAGCTCTCCAAATCAAGGTTCTCCATTTGGACAAGATCAGAACCGCAACAATCAAGGATATACACGTGTAGATGATGATCCGTTCTCAAGCAACGGAGATACAATTGACATTTCAGATGATGATCTGCCATTCTAA
- the rpsR gene encoding 30S ribosomal protein S18 — translation MAAGGRKGRGKRRKVCFFTANGITHIDYKDVDLLKKFVSERGKILPRRVTGTSAKYQRKLTRAIKRSRQMALLPYVADEK, via the coding sequence ATGGCAGCAGGAGGACGTAAAGGTCGCGGTAAACGTCGTAAAGTGTGTTTCTTCACAGCAAACGGAATCACTCATATCGACTATAAAGATGTAGATCTTCTTAAAAAGTTCGTTTCTGAACGTGGTAAGATCCTACCTCGTCGTGTAACAGGAACTAGTGCAAAATATCAACGTAAGCTTACAAGAGCTATCAAGCGTTCACGTCAAATGGCACTTCTTCCATATGTAGCAGACGAGAAGTAA